The sequence below is a genomic window from Uranotaenia lowii strain MFRU-FL chromosome 2, ASM2978415v1, whole genome shotgun sequence.
GgcaaacatttttcatagaatgGCTAGAATCACATTGtggattttgattgaaaattggtTTACAGCCGCaacgaaaattaatttcaatcggAATTCCGAGACGTAGTTCATTTAACTAAATTCGTCGAATAACTGTATCGCAATTAATTAAAAACTGCTTACCTGACATGTTCCATGTTCGTATATCTCCAGTAAATCGAGTCACTTTCATTGATAAAAGAAAACGCCAAGAGAAGGGTAGTTAGGGGTGAGGATCTCTTAAACTggctttaactttaaaattttatggcgcacaaatttattttgagGGTTTTCGGTCAGATGAAAATCCTTAAATCAATGCAAAAATTGAGACGGTTGATGCAAACTTCTGCACAACAGAAAAAGAAATTCTTGATGTATCAATCCTAAAGAAAACCGGTAAGCCTTCCCGCATGGAgcagtaaaaattattttcagattgTTTGTGAGACCTAATTATGTTCAGTGATCTAATCACAATCATACGAAGTCACATTGTGGCTGaataaaggttttttaaaataattgctgTTCAGTTCTTGTTCTTTTAAATATTCGAACTGGTGAAATGAGGGCGGGATTGCTTAGTGCGTTTTACGTGCCTTCGAgcctaaattttattgaatgcaTCTATTTAGACCTCAGGAATTCGATGATGATTACGTCAGCTTTTCCTCTTGATGACACACAAATTTTTGCCCATTCCCATAGAAAAACAACATTAAGAGATATTTTTATAAGTATTTTATAAAAACCATCatagaattgatttttctctagttttttttgttttgatttgaaaaatgaggaacctacttcttttatgaaatatgattttaaaaatatgttattattttttgaaaattattacaaaattgtGCAAACTCGTGTACTAAAGTTTGATGGGATAACCGAAATCTGTATGCATTATGGAACTTCTGAGGCCGAAATCTGCGGATTGATAGAAAATGAACCGTTTCTACTAGAAATTTCGTACCGATCAGCGTAtaagaaacttataaaaattttcattcacttCAAAgacggaaaaaatttcaaatcggtggataataaaaaatgaagcgaaaaacaattaaattgaaataaattgcacgaaagcttgtatgcaacaaaattttatatatatcattgcacaaagcctataaatcaaattgtttttttatcaaaaaattcaataaaatcatgaaCACAAAAGGTGCAATAATTcccatatttcaaaatttgttttttggtcttgtaatactcaaaactttaattatttccccccttcgagttttttttttggaaatttcgaagggggagaGAATTGACAAAAGAAGTAATTGATATTTGCTCCAGCCTAATTTCGGATCGATAAAcaacatttatcaaattttaatatatcAATTTTACTTACTGacaagaaaatcataaaaaagcaaaaaaaaaaacagtttacagttagtttagttttttttcctcaaaataatACAAACAATGTTAAAATGCTTTTTGTCCCGCAAAGAACTCTTTGTGAAATGCCGAATACTAAACGCCTAAGCACGGGCACTGTCCGAAAGCACCCGCACAATACTTCCTACGCCGCCCTTGGCGAACACCTTCTCGTGCCAGGTCAGCAGATGCCCGCTGGAACCTTCCGAAGGAATCTCGAAACCCCGGTAAATGTACTTCATCAGCACGTCCCACAGGTCCGGATCGTCCAGCGATTCGATGGCCGCATCGATCTGGGACGATTTGATCGACAACAGCACTTTGAGTGTCAGATTGAGAGCATTGTCCTTGACGAGAAAAGGATTTTTAGCATTTTATAAAAGAGGTAACATTTTTGAGGCTTACCTTAACTTGTTGGTTTTTGCACAGTAGAGGAGCGTTTTGAAGAACCGTTTTCAGGGCGTCTATGTTCCTTCCTGTGCTGAAAGTCAAGTTCGCTAAGTTAAGGAAAATCAAGATATCAGATGAGTCATGCGAAATACGCAGAGAATATAGCTGAAAAAGTTAAACAATCcattcatttgaaaaggatATTGATTGAGCAGCGTGTTGATTTCGTTCTCGTCCGGCACGATCATGCCACTGGACGCCTGATCGGCTTCGTCCTCCCGGAAGTTGTCCTCATTGTACTGATCGACGTCGATCTTACGGAACGCAGAGCTGGACGTGTTTTTGGCCATTGCTGTCACTTTCTGTTACTTACTGCAGGTGTTCTGTTGGAATCAAAACGAGCGGGTTAATGGTGAGTGGTTTTCTTATCTTAAAGTTGGTTTTGTTAATAATAGTTAAGTGAAAATTACAATTGAAAAACTTACACACCCAGTTTGAACAAAATGCAATTTATTTACTTGACTTTTTCGAAGATAACAAGCCGATGCGAGAaagaaaaacgtcaaaaaattgaattatttttattgcaatatttatagcatatattttttttctttatagtACAAACAGGGCTGTTCACAAAGCTAAATTTCTtgtacatttttgcatttttgaccCACTTTGTAAcaaaatattcttcaatttattcaaagttataaaaaatatttcccttttaacttttttttggtaaaattgatTTGGTTTactaaatttctaattttttatatgaa
It includes:
- the LOC129747830 gene encoding actin-related protein 2/3 complex subunit 5-C; translation: MAKNTSSSAFRKIDVDQYNEDNFREDEADQASSGMIVPDENEINTLLNQGRNIDALKTVLQNAPLLCKNQQVKDNALNLTLKVLLSIKSSQIDAAIESLDDPDLWDVLMKYIYRGFEIPSEGSSGHLLTWHEKVFAKGGVGSIVRVLSDSARA